Proteins encoded in a region of the Chiloscyllium punctatum isolate Juve2018m chromosome 16, sChiPun1.3, whole genome shotgun sequence genome:
- the LOC140487142 gene encoding claudin-19-like isoform X2: MANSGFQLLGYFLALGGWVGIISTTALPQWKQSSYAGDAIITAVGLYEGLWMSCASQSTGQVQCKVYDSLLLLDAHIQASRALMIVSVVLGFIGIIVSVVGMKCTKVGDNNPLTKSRVAVSGGVLFLMAGLCTLVAVSWYATKVSNEFFDPLTPVNARSHFKKTASVKGEQYL; the protein is encoded by the exons ATGGCAAATTCCGGCTTTCAGCTGCTTGGCTACTTCTTGGCTCTGGGCGGATGGGTCGGCATCATTTCCACCACCGCGCTCCCCCAGTGGAAACAGTCCTCCTACGCTGGAGATGCGATCATTACCGCGGTGGGGCTATACGAGGGGCTCTGGATGTCCTGCGCCTCCCAAAGTACCGGGCAAGTTCAGTGCAAAGTGTATGATTCCTTGTTGCTGTTGGACG CCCACATCCAGGCTTCCCGAGCCCTGATGATTGTTTCAGTTGTTCTTGGCTTTATTGGCATCATCGTCAGTGTCGTGGGAATGAAGTGTACAAAAGTAGGAGACAATAACCCACTCACCAAAAGCAGGGTCGCAGTCTCAGGAGGGGTGCTTTTTCTCATGGCTG GACTCTGCACCCTGGTGGCGGTATCCTGGTATGCAACAAAAGTTTCAAACGAGTTCTTTGACCCTTtaacaccagtcaatgccag gtCACATTTTAAGAAAACAGCTTCTGTCAAAGGAGAGCAGTATTTATAG
- the LOC140487142 gene encoding claudin-19-like isoform X1 — protein MANSGFQLLGYFLALGGWVGIISTTALPQWKQSSYAGDAIITAVGLYEGLWMSCASQSTGQVQCKVYDSLLLLDAHIQASRALMIVSVVLGFIGIIVSVVGMKCTKVGDNNPLTKSRVAVSGGVLFLMAGLCTLVAVSWYATKVSNEFFDPLTPVNARYEFGSALFVGWAAASLTILGGSFLCCSCPNEERRGQSYYRSSQPSTVKESHFKKTASVKGEQYL, from the exons ATGGCAAATTCCGGCTTTCAGCTGCTTGGCTACTTCTTGGCTCTGGGCGGATGGGTCGGCATCATTTCCACCACCGCGCTCCCCCAGTGGAAACAGTCCTCCTACGCTGGAGATGCGATCATTACCGCGGTGGGGCTATACGAGGGGCTCTGGATGTCCTGCGCCTCCCAAAGTACCGGGCAAGTTCAGTGCAAAGTGTATGATTCCTTGTTGCTGTTGGACG CCCACATCCAGGCTTCCCGAGCCCTGATGATTGTTTCAGTTGTTCTTGGCTTTATTGGCATCATCGTCAGTGTCGTGGGAATGAAGTGTACAAAAGTAGGAGACAATAACCCACTCACCAAAAGCAGGGTCGCAGTCTCAGGAGGGGTGCTTTTTCTCATGGCTG GACTCTGCACCCTGGTGGCGGTATCCTGGTATGCAACAAAAGTTTCAAACGAGTTCTTTGACCCTTtaacaccagtcaatgccag GTATGAGTTTGGCTCGGCACTGTTTGTAGGTTGGGCAGCTGCAAGCCTGACCATTCTGGGAGGGTCGTTCCTCTGCTGTTCCTGTCCAAACGAAGAAAGAAGGGGCCAGTCATACTACAGGTCCTCTCAACCATCAACAGTCAAAGA gtCACATTTTAAGAAAACAGCTTCTGTCAAAGGAGAGCAGTATTTATAG